Proteins encoded within one genomic window of Trichoderma asperellum chromosome 2, complete sequence:
- the LCL3 gene encoding putative endonuclease lcl3 (BUSCO:EOG092D434J~TransMembrane:1 (o44-63i)), with protein MVWPFGASAPSKGTDHEDQSKKRPVSWPDSLRSSEVGPLEAAKAWAPMVGFSLVGLAALQLYANYLRRIPGAAYVRPNFFRNRSLYGKVTSVGDGDNFHLFHTPGGKAVGWGWLRKVPESRKELKGRTIPIRIAAVDAPEGAHFGKPAQPYSDEALQWLRNYILHRNVRAYIYKTDQYERIVATVYVRRFLFRRNVGLEMIKSGLATVYEAKSGGEFGGLKQRYEKAEAKARRKRKGMWAGDPKTYESPREYKTRWASQQGKA; from the exons ATGGTATGGCCATTTGGAGCCTCAGCACCCAGCAAAGGCACGGATCATGAGGACCAGTCTAAGAAGAGGCCTGTTTCATGGCCAGATTCCTTGAGGAGCAGTGAGGTTGGGCCTCTagaagccgccaaagcaTGGGCACCCATGGTTGGATTTTCTCTCGTAGGCCTCGCCGCGCTGCAGCTATATGCGAATTACTTGCGGCGAATTCCAGGAGCAGCTTATGTACGGCCGAATTTCTTTCGGAATCGGAGCTTATACGGCAAAGTAACGAGtgttggcgatggcgacaaCTTCCATCTGTTCCACACGCCTGGTGGGAAAGCTGTGGGCTGGGGGTGGCTAAGAAAGGTTCCTGAGTCAAGGAAAGAGCTCAAAGGGCGGACT atacCGATCCGCATTGCCGCGGTTGATGCGCCAGAGGGAGCGCACTTTGGAAAGCCAGCCCAACCCTACTCGGACGAAGCCCTGCAGTGGCTCCGAAACTACATCTTGCACCGAAATGTGCGCGCATACATCTACAAGACAGATCAATACGAACGGATCGTTGCCACTGTCTACGTCCGCAGGTTTCTGTTCCGCAGGAATGTCGGACTCGAGATGATCAAGAGTGGACTGGCCACCGTATACGAGGCAAAGAGCGGCGGCGAGTTTGGGGGGCTAAAGCAGCGATATGAGAAGGCTGAGGCCAAGGCAAGGAGAAAACGCAAGGGAATGTGGGCGGGGGATCCAAAGACCTATGAGAGTCCGAGGGAGTACAAGACAAGGTGGGCGTCGCAGCAAGGCAAAGCGTAG
- a CDS encoding uncharacterized protein (BUSCO:EOG092D2Y6K) encodes MLLLDYQNALIQSVLTERFSGAPPVHIDQTVSDFDGVTFHISTPEVKTKILLSLQIRCFKDLAKYGAEQVLQREYGQYVVPAEVGYDFSVLIDLENLPESKEERDALAMQFALLKRHAMAAPFEQAYEEHYKLKEEASKFSSEEAPKGVMEGGEVKAIHYREEEAIYVKASHDRVTVIFSTIFREETDRVYGKVFIQEFVDARRRAIQNAPQVLFRNDPPLELQGVPGVRDTGSGEIGYVTFVLFPRHLTPQRMAAVISHIQTFRDNFHYHIKASKAYIHSRMRKRTADFLQVLRRARPDNEERERKTASGRTFKVQSS; translated from the exons ATGCTTCTTCTCGACTACCAGAACGCCCTCATTCAGTCGGTGCTTACCGAACGGTTCTCGGG TGCCCCGCCCGTACACATCGACCAGACCGTATCCGACTTCGACGGCGTCACGTTCCACATCTCGACTCCTGAAGTGAAGACGAAGATTCTACTGTCCCTCCAGATTCGATGCTTCAAGGACTTGGCCAAATATGGCGCTGAGCAGGTTCTCCAACGCGAATATGGACAATACGTTGTTCCGGCTGAAGTTGGCTACGACTTCTCGGTGCTGATTGACCTAGAGAACCTACCAGAGTCCAAGG AGGAACGCGACGCGTTGGCAATGCAATTCGCCTTACTGAAGCGCcatgccatggctgcgccGTTCGAGCAAGCATACGAAGAGCACTACAAGCTGAAAGAGGAGGCATCTAAATTTAGCTCAGAGGAGGCCCCCAAGGGTGTGATGGAGGGAGGAGAGGTCAAAGCCATCCACTAccgagaggaggaggccattTATGTAAAGGCCAGCCACGATCGTGTCACTGTCATTTTCAGCACCATCTTCCGAGAGGAAACCGATAGAGTGTACGGAAAGGTCTTTATTCAGGAGTTTGTCGATGCCCGAAGACGAGCTATTCAGAATGCACCCCAGGTGCTGTTCAGAAACGATCCCCCACTTGAGCTGCAGGGCGTTCCTGGAGTGCGAGACACCGGCTCCGGTGAAATCGGATACGTTACTTTCG TTCTCTTCCCAAGGCACCTGACTCCCCAGAGAATGGCAGCCGTCATCTCCCATATCCAGACGTTCCGAGACAACTTCCACTACCACATCAAAGCTTCCAAGGCATACATCCACTCTCGAATGAGGAAGCGAACCGCAGACTTCCTGCAAG TGCTGCGTCGTGCGCGTCCTGATAACGAAGAACGAGAGAGGAAGACGGCTAGCGGCAGGACATTCAAGGTGCAAAGCAGCTGA
- a CDS encoding uncharacterized protein (TransMembrane:1 (o845-866i)~BUSCO:EOG092D0CKP) yields MVKSYLKYEYAKSFGTILSGSSNLIWTSKDRTGTGAGQAITAANEEVLCWDIKKGELISRWRDERCSYSATAIAQSGVDKDMFAVGYEDGSIRIWDSKIATVIVNFNGHKSAITHLAFDKSGVRLASGSKDTDIIVWDLVAEVGLYKLRGHKDQITGINFLEPEAKLQDEDGNQAMVLNDEELSDGFLLSTGKDSLLKLWDLSSKHCIETHISQTNGECWALGVSPDLSGCITAGNDGELKVWSLDADGLSSSAQRVEVVSSAQFLQDRGTLFRQNKDRATEVIFHPQKDYFAVHGSDKSVDVWRIRSESEVRKGLARKRRRRREKQKDAKPQDEEMENGDDTLDDVSKADISDVFVQYVILRTGGKVRSIDWALPAGQKQIYLVVGTTNNQLEYYSVNPKEKSDKKQKDDIPDYTKAFSVEIPGHRADIRALSLSSDDKMLASASNGLLKVWNIKTQTCIRTFDCGYALCCAFLPGDKVIVVGTKNGELQLFDVASASLLDSVEAHEGAIWALQVHPDGRSVVSGSADKSAKFWDFKIVQEQVLGTRRTTPKLKLVQSRTLKVSDDILSLRFSPDSKLLAVSLLDSTVKVFFVDSLKLYLNLYGHKLPVLSMDISYDSKLIVTSSADKNIRIWGLDFGDCHKALFGHQDSILQVAFVPHNSDGNGHHFFSSGKDRTIRYWDGDKFEQIQRLDGHHGEVWSIAMSHSGNFLVTASHDKSIRVWDETDEQIFLEEEREKEMEELYESTLTASLEKDQEGGDENGEIAAAGKQTTETLMAGERIAEALEMGMADLNLLKEYEEAKLTNPHAMPPQRNPVFIALGNITAEAHVMSVLQRIKASALHDALLVLPFASVPILFTFINIFAMRSMNIPLTCRILFFMLKTHHKQIVASRTMKVMMDSIRANLRATLKKQKDEMGVNIAALKVVGMQIRDKSVKEYVDETWEEESREKSAKKRAFVHVA; encoded by the exons ATGGTCAAATCATACCT CAAATACGAGTACGCCAAATCTTTTGGCACCATCCTCTCCGGCTCATCGAATCTCATCTGGACATCCAAAGATCGAACGGGGACTGGCGCAGGCCAAGCCATTACAGCCGCGAACGAGGAGGTTTTATGCTGGGATATCAAGAAGGGCGAGTTAATCAGCCGATGGAGGGATGAAAGGTGCTCTTATTCCGCCACTGCCATCGCGCAGAGCGGCGTGGATAAGGACATGTTTGCCGTGGGATACGAAGATGGAAGCATTCGTATCTGGGACAGCAAAATCGCCACTGTTATAGTCAATTTTAATGGTCATAAATCGGCAATCACACATCTTGCCTTTGACAAATCCGGAGTGCGACTTGCAAGCGGTTCGAAGGACACCGACATCATTGTTTGGGATCTCGTTGCAGAAGTCGGCCTGTACAAGCTTCGAGGACACAAGGATCAGATCACAGGAATCAATTTTTTGGAGCCCGAGGCCAAGTtgcaagatgaagacggaAACCAAGCCATGGTGCTCAACGACGAAGAGTTGTCAGATGGGTTCCTTTTGTCTACCGGAAAGGACTCCCTCTTGAAGCTCTGGGATTTGTCTTCGAAGCACTGCATAGAGACGCACATTTCACAGACAAACGGCGAGTGCTGGGCACTCGGTGTCTCCCCAGACTTGAGCGGCTGCATAACTGCAGGCAACGACGGAGAGCTGAAGGTGTGGTCCCTGGATGCGGATGGATTGAGCTCCTCTGCTCAACGAGTAGAAGTTGTCTCCTCTGCACAATTTTTGCAAGACCGAGGAACCCTTTTTCGACAAAACAAGGATCGAGCGACTGAGGTTATTTTCCATCCTCAAAAAGACTATTTTGCTGTCCACGGCTCTGACAAGAGTGTCGATGTATGGCGCATCAGATCAGAATCTGAAGTTCGAAAAGGCCTGGCCCGAAAGAGACGGCGAAGACgtgagaagcagaaggatGCCAAGCCTCAGgatgaagaaatggaaaatGGAGACGATACACTGGACGATGTATCAAAAGCCGATATCAGCGATGTCTTCGTCCAATATGTTATTCTGAGAACTGGTGGCAAAGTCCGTTCGATTGATTGGGCTCTGCCTGCTGGGCAAAAGCAAATCTATCTGGTAGTTGGAACTACTAACAACCAGCTGGAGTATTACAGTGTAAATCCTAAGGAGAAGAGCgataagaagcaaaaggacgACATCCCAGATTACACCAAGGCGTTTTCAGTCGAGATCCCGGGGCACAGAGCTGACATCCGTGCTCTGTCACTGAGCTCAGACGACAAGATGttggcatcagcatccaATGGCTTGCTAAAGGTTTGGAATATCAAGACTCAGACCTGCATCCGAACATTCGACTGTGGGTATGCGCTCTGCTGTGCCTTCCTTCCTGGAGACAAGGTCATCGTTGTGGGAACAAAAAATGGCGAACTGCAATTATTCGACGTTGCGTCTGCATCACTCCTGGACAGCGTCGAGGCACATGAGGGAGCTATCTGGGCGTTGCAAGTCCACCCTGATGGACGGTCTGTTGTTTCCGGAAGTGCTGATAAAAGCGCCAAATTCTGGGACTTCAAGATTGTCCAGGAGCAGGTTTTAGGAACGAGAAGGACAACACCCAAGCTTAAGCTCGTCCAGTCCAGAACGCTTAAAGTCTCCGATGACATTCTCAGTCTTCGATTTTCACCTGATTCCAAGTTGTTGGCGGTATCACTTCTGGATAGCACAGTGAAAGTGTTCTTCGTCGACTCTCTCAAATTATACCTCAACCTTTACGGACACAAGTTACCTGTGCTAAGTATGGATATTTCCTATGATAGCAAGCTTATTGTCACAAGTTCGGCGGATAAGAACATTAGAATATGGGGTCTCGACTTTGGTGACTGCCACAAGGCTTTGTTTGGCCACCAGGACAGTATTCTGCAGGTAGCATTTGTCCCTCACAACTCTGACGGCAACGGACATcacttcttcagcagcggcaaagaCCGAACAATTCGATACTGGGATGGAGACAAATTCGAACAGATTCAGAGACTAGATGGTCACCACGGCGAGGTGTGGTCAATAGCCATGAGCCATAGTGGGAATTTCCTTGTTACTGCTAGTCATGACAAGAGTATTCGCGTATGGGATGAGACTGACGAGCAAATTTTCCTTGAGGAAGaacgagaaaaggaaatggaAGAGCTGTACGAGAGCACTTTGACGGCCTCTTTGGAGAAAGACCAAGAGGGAGGCGACGAAAACGGCGAAATTGCCGCCGCAGGAAAGCAGACCACAGAGACATTGATGGCTGGTGAGAGGATAGCTGAAGCTTTGGAGATGGGTATGGCCGATTTGAACTTGTTGAAGGAGTACGAAGAGGCCAAGCTCACGAATCCTCACGCTATGCCTCCTCAGAGGAACCCCGTTTTCATTGCTCTCGGAAACATTACCGCAGAGGCCCACGTCATGTCTGTCCTTCAGCGTATCAAGGCTTCTGCTCTGCACGATGCTCTTCTGGTACTTCCATTTGCCTCTGTCCCCATCCTTTTCACATTCATCAACATTTTCGCCATGCGGTCGATGAACATTCCCCTCACATGCCGAATTCTGTTCTTCATGTTGAAGACGCACCACAAGCAGATTGTTGCCAGCCGCACGATGAAGGTTATGATGGATAGCATCCGGGCCAACTTGCGAGCCACgctaaagaagcagaaggacGAGATGGGAGTAAATATCGCCGCATTGAAGGTGGTGGGCATGCAGATCCGGGATAAGAGCGTCAAGGAGTATGTGGATGAGACttgggaggaagagagccGGGAGAAGAGTGCCAAGAAGCGAGCCTTTGTACATGTCGCATAA
- the LSM2 gene encoding U6 snRNA-associated Sm-like protein LSm2: MLFFSFFKTLIDHEVTVELKNDIQLKGILKSVDQYLNIKLDDIQVVEELKYPHLSSVKNVFIRGSVVRYVHLPAASVDTQLLEDATRREAAAQQAKAK; this comes from the exons ATGCTTTTCTTTAG CTTCTTCAAGACACTTATCGACCATGAGGTCACCGTGGAGCTCAAAAATGATATCCAGCTCAAGGGGATTCTGAAGAGCGTGGACCAGTACCTGAACATCAAGCTGGATGACATTCAAGTTGTAGAGGAGCTAAAATACCCTCACCTG AGCTCTGTAAAGAACGTTTTCATTCGTGGATCTGTCGTTCGATATGTCCACCTGCCAGCGGCATCAGTCGATACCCAGCTGCTAGAGGATGCCACACGGAGAG aagctgctgctcagcaaGCCAAGGCAAAATAA
- a CDS encoding uncharacterized protein (BUSCO:EOG092D1AQR) — protein sequence MKMPTTTITTTATASLQKYHPTTQKTPHRYPPLPSQNHFVTLRRPKTAMTNEFEGEEMREMRFMREQARLEAEEAGIPGDDLDDLLDNHSLVENCPICSGSLLGISADEASRHVNSCLDGNPIPLPTKDNTVTNEIPEVEAVELGKRFARAAVPRPGQANPLEMNTENKPKSAFSKLMSGNAEDSAWATAAAAETASRGRPAYERTCPFYKIMPGFAICVDAFRYGAVEGCQAYFLSHFHSDHYVGLTANWRHGPIYCSKVTGSLVKQQLRTAAKWVVELEFEKSYDIPGTEGATVTMMPANHCPGSSLFLFQKSFGNGPNKRTKRILHCGDFRACPEHVRHPLLKPDVIDSISGKARQQRIDICYLDTTYLNPRYSFPPQGDVIQACADLCASMSPDPNCADDVWQRSEKSAGTGTVSKYFQSDKPLDDGAQSKSKSKRQQRLLVICGTYSIGKERICVAIAKALGSKIFASAAKIKICKQLDDPELTALLTSDPIEAQVHMQMLMEIRAETLQEYLDSYRPHFSRIIGFRPSGWNFRPGNGKVIGANTPPSSISSQQLLHGKGWRTRFGAKDLVAQRGSTKEALCFGVPYSEHSSFRELAMFVMSLRIDKVIPTVNVGSDQSRKRMKGWIDRWMAERRKGGLVRPLVEGEDDEQKSNPQLWEGKAGEGGGAWW from the exons atgaagatgccaacgacaacaataacaacaacagcaacagcatcgcTCCAGAAGTACCATCCCACCACTCAAAAGACGCCGCACCGTTACCCCCCTCTGCCCAGCCAGAATCACTTCGTGACACTACGCAGACCGAAGACAGCAATGACAA ACGAGTTTGAAGGTGAAGAGATGCGGGAGATGCGATTCATGCGGGAGCAAGCTCGCCTTGAAGCCGAAGAGGCCGGAATCCCTGGTGACGATTTGGATGATCTTTTGGATAATCATTCCTTGGTAGAAAATTGTCCAATCTGTTCTGGCAGCTTACTCGGCATATCTGCGGACGAAGCTTCTCGGCATGTCAACTCATGTCTCGATGGCAATCCTATTCCGCTGCCTACGAAGGATAATACCGTAACAAACGAAATCCCTGAAGTAGAGGCTGTGGAGCTTGGCAAACGCTTTGCTCGAGCTGCCGTCCCCAGACCGGGTCAGGCGAACCCTCTTGAGATGAATACAGAGAACAAGCCAAAGAGCGCCTTTTCTAAATTAATGTCTGGCAATGCGGAAGATTCGGCCTGGGCTACAGCGGCAGCCGCAGAGACCGCGTCTCGAGGTCGGCCGGCATACGAACGGACTTGTCCCTTTTACAAAATCATGCCTGGATTCGCAATTTGTGTCGATGCATTCCGTTACGGCGCTGTTGAAGGATGCCAGGCCTACTTCTTGAGTCACTTCCACAGTGACCACTACGTCGGCCTAACAGCAAATTGGCGACACGGTCCAATCTACTGCAGTAAGGTCACCGGGAGCTTGGTCAAGCAACAGCTCCGGACTGCTGCCAAGTGGGTCGTTGAGCTAGAATTTGAGAAATCTTATGATATTCCTGGAACTGAAGGTGCAACGGTTACCATGATGCCTGCCAATCACTGTCCTGGGAGCTCATTATTTCTCTTCCAAAAATCGTTTGGAAATGGACCAAACAAACGAACAAAGCGGATATTACACTGTGGTGATTTCCGGGCCTGTCCCGAACATGTTCGGCATCCGCTACTCAAGCCCGATGTGATAGATTCAATATCGGGCAAAGCAAGGCAACAGCGAATTGACATTTGCTATCTTGATACGACATACCTAAATCCACGATACTCTTTCCCTCCCCAAGGCGATGTCATTCAAGCGTGTGCTGACCTCTGCGCGTCAATGTCTCCTGACCCAAATTGTGCCGACGACGTTTGGCAAAGGTCAGAAAAATCCGCTGGAACGGGCACCGTGAGCAAGTACTTCCAAAGTGATAAGCCATTGGACGATGGTGCGCAGTCAAAGTCGAAATCCAAGCGACAGCAGCGTCTTCTAGTAATATGCGGTACTTACTCTATTGGAAAGGAGAGGATTTGTGTGGCTATAGCAAAAGCTCTTGGCTCCAAAATCTTTGCATCGGCGGCGAAGATAAAGATATGCAAGCAGCTCGATGACCCAGAACTAACTGCGCTGCTGACTTCTGATCCCATCGAAGCCCAAGTCCACATGCAAATGCTCATGGAGATCCGCGCAGAAACTTTGCAGGAATATCTAGATAGTTATAGGCCACATTTCAGTCGCATTATTGGTTTTCGACCAAGCGGCTGGAATTTTCGGCCAGGCAATGGCAAGGTTATTGGAGCCAATACTCCGCCAAGCAGCATATCTAGCCAACAGCTTCTCCACGGTAAAGGTTGGAGGACAAGGTTCGGGGCAAAGGATCTTGTGGCTCAGAGAGGTAGCACGAAGGAAGCCTTGTGTTTTGGTGTTCCGTACTCTGAACACAGCAGTTTTCGTGAGCTAGCCATGTTCGTTATGAGTCTGCGAATTGATAAAGTAATTCCTACTGTCAATGTAGGCAGCGATCAAtcaagaaaaagaatgaaaggtTGGATAGATAGGTGGATGgcagagaggaggaaagGAGGGCTGGTGAGACCATTAGTAGAGGGGGAAGATGATGAACAGAAAAGTAACCCTCAGCTCTGGGAAGGAAAAGCTGGCGAGGGAGGCGGGGCCTGGTGGTAG